Within the Glycine max cultivar Williams 82 chromosome 12, Glycine_max_v4.0, whole genome shotgun sequence genome, the region TATGTATATAATTTGGACtaatattcatatattatgatgccaaattttcaattttaaaaaaaaatagttggtaAATTTAATTAGTGTCATGCAGATATTAACAAAAACTATAAACATATTCaggattatataataatttggaAATGGATGAACACCCATTTGCTACTTTACACTTAAAGAGAGGCATATGAATGGTAAGGGATATGATATGATAGGAAATAGAGATAAAGATAAATgaatactaataaaatattcttttaaagaaGGGATGCTTATATATTATTACACCAATAATTTCTCTTATTCAGTTCCTCTAGGTGTTCACTTTAATTTAGTGTTGAGTtcgtaattttgttattttaaatcaaataatataacgagaatttagtttttaactgAATCCATaatatacttttataatttatcattacATATTTCATTAATATAAATGGCTAATGTTAAACATTAAAGTACAAACATTCATGGGGATTTACTATAAAATAATGAATCGAGCTGGgcgatttttttgaaaattaaagatatcAAACAGTATTCCTCCCCTTGATTAGTTATTCACATACTAATAAGagttagaaataaataaaaaacttattttatcaaaaaacttCATGTTTGGCAAGGGAGAGACAGTCACGTAAGTTTACAACAAAGTTGAAAGCGTTGACCTTTCACAGAAGCAACAATATACTAACATGTGTTATACTATCCAACCTCAAGTACATTGCAGTGGCATCTAAACAATATCACTCGTAACCCAAAGGTTCGGAGCGCCTAACGCGCCCCTGAGACACAtcatatggaaaaaaaatgctagacATTCTATGTCATATAACTTTTTTCATTGTCAAGATTCCAAACTTTAATGTAGCTCCTTACCTCATGCATAAGCATGTACCATACCAATAATTCATATCATGATTTTGATATCAATATAGctagttatatattttatcacagGTCCAACAACCAATTTTGCGGTTGAAGGCATCAGAAATCACCTCAATGTAATGTAATCTGCTATaagaagaaataataattatatgaatCCTTATGTTTTCAATTAGCAGAACCCCACGTTCTTACTTTGAGTTTAGTTAACTTAGCTATAGATTATACTTCAAATTTGCAAAAGTCACCTTCATAATATAGAAGCATCCCTGAAGCTACATCTATAAATACCCGGGGAAGATATAGTTGCTGCATCAATTGTCTCCATCTCTCTGTGTGTTTACTATATTTCACAAACACACAGATTATTGAAGAATGGAGATCACAAAAAGAAGTTCCCTCCTGATATTCTTCCTAGTGTTTGTCTCAAGCTTGATCCATGCCAAGGCATATCAAAACCTATACTGCGGCAGAGGAACCCGATGCTATGGAAAGCACATCACATGTCCTGCTGAATGCCCCGACAGTGAAACAAACAATCCTAAGACTAAGGTTTGCCAAATCGATTGCAACAAACCTATTTGCAAGGCAGTCTGCAGAAGTAAGATAAACCTTTCTCTTACTCTTATATATGCTTGttgaattaatattatataggcctcaaatacttgttaatgctttttatctttattttatagtAAATCCCCATGAATGTTTGTACTTTAATGTTTAACATTAGCCATTAATATTAATGGAATATgtaatgataaattataaaagtatattatgaattcagttaaaaactaaattctcgttatattatttgatttaaaataacaaaattatgaaCTCAACACTAAATTAAAGTGAACACCTAGAAGAACTGAATAAGAGAAATTATTGGTGTAATAATATATAAGCATCCCTtctttaaaagaatattattagtattcatttatttttatctctcatTTCCTATCATATCATATCCCTTACCATTCATATGCCTCTCTTTGCCTCTCTTTAAGTGTAAAGTAGCAAATGGGTGTTCATCCATTtccaaattattatataatcctGAATATGTTTATAGTTTTTGTTAATATCTGCATGACAACTAATTAAATTtaccaactatttttttttaaattgtaaatttggcaACATATTATATGAATATTAGTCCAAATTATATACATAATGGTCTTAAATATCATCAAGCAAGTGCTTTAATTGGTGTGGAGTTGTTTTAGTTAAATTAAAGTTAGatcttgaatttaaattttaaatacatatcTGTGTTAAAtacttataagaaaattttaactcaCAATAATTCTATCCGATTTAAAcacactaaataataataaccgtggtctagataaaaaaaaaaaaaatgatattgaaTCATAAGATTTTACTCCTGGGAACACAATCAATACACGCAATTCGTTTTTTGCTTGTTAGGTCGCAAGCCAAACTGCAATGCACCAGGATCAGGATGCTACGATCCCCGTTTCATTGGTGGGGATGGTAGAGTCTTCTACTTCCACGGAAAAACCAACGAACACTTCACCTTAGTTTCCGATTCCAACCTTCAGATGAATGCGCGCTTCATCGGACACAGGCCTGAAGGAAGAAGCCGTGACTACACATGGATCCAAGCCCTTGGAATCCTCTTCAACTCCAAAACCTTCTCACTTGAGGCCACCAAGACACCCCAATGGAATGATGAACTTGACCACTTCAAATTCACATATAACGGGAACCAAGTAGCCCTAGCTGAAGGTTCTCTCTCCACTTGGTACACTGAAGAAAGAGACATAAAGGTGGAGAGAGTGGCAAGCAAGAACAGTGTCATGGTTACACTGAAGGATGTGGCTGAAATATTGGTCAATGTTGTGCCAATAACCAAAGAAGATGACAGAATTCACAACTACCAAGTGCCCTCTGATGACTGTTTTGCTCACTTGGAAGTTCAGTTCAGGTTTTTTGCTTTGTCCCAAAAAGTTGATGGTGTGCTTGGAAGGACTTATAGATTGGATTTTGAGAACCCTGCAAAACCTGGTGTGGCTATGCCTGTTGTTGGTGGAGAAGACAAGTACAGAACTAACTCATTGCTCTCTCCTCATTGTGGTTCTTGTGTGTTCTCACAGGGAAGTTCAACTGAGAAAGAGACCACTCCCCAACAAGTGATGGAATATGGCACCCTTGATTGCACCAAGTTTTCATATGGGTTGGGAATTGTTTGCAGGAAATGAGAactgttgtgtttttttttttatccttaatttatatatatgttgtgttggGTATGTTAAGAAACAATAATCTAATGCGTAGTTGAGGTGAAAAATCTGAAACCTCGCCTTTGGGAAGTGCGATTCTATGCACACTAGTTGAACTTGTCGTATGCTCAGTTGCACATTGTAATGTAAACTCTTGTACTAATGCAGTACTTAACTGctatgaatttaaaaatgttgtgTTTTGTAGTTTAAATGATTTGCTATTCTACCCAACTTATATACAAGTTTCATACTACTTTTGATATTCAACTCcgaataaaattaaagttttacttTGGTAATATGTGCTAATCtttaatacaaatatttattatattatatgcagATTATGTAAAgcttcaattttaattgaataacattattaaaaataattaaattttacagaGAAATGATAGTAATATTCTATTGGACATGCACTTCTTTTCTAACATTCTTTTAGtaattgatgattgaaatttattcaaAGTCATCTaggagagaaaataattaaatgaaaagtaaaatttattgaaattgatagatttttaatcaatttttgtcAATTACAAGaatgttaaaaagaaaatgttacatAAAATGATGCTAGCATTCCCATTATactaaaaatgatccttttatgttaggttatttttcttttggaaagaaatttcatttttaatctttaatttaaaatctgttcattttttttttactattaatcaCTGTTACAAAACAGTTAAGGATAATGTCATgttgatgttattatgtttcACATTAGCAAAAAATAACATCGTGATAATATTATCACATGataatattatcaatatcaATCATCATGTTAGCAGTAATGTCAAAGAGCTAAAAAAActgactaataataaaaaaaaatatagacttaaaaaatgacatatttatacatacaaagaaatatttaaacattttaagTATGTCTACTGTGCAACTAGGAGAACTCTAAACCAAGTTCTGTTTAACCTTAGTGTACCGAAACATTGATTTGGTCATTACTTGCTGACCTGACGGTGATTCAAAGACTACTTGGTAACACGGCAACTAGCTCACTTTCACTTCTGACATTATCTTGCATTtcacaatttaaaaatgaattttcctCGTCAGCTATGTTGCTGAGTTCAAGGTGCAAAGCATCTTCCAAACAACACAAGACAAAACCAATTGGTGGTCTATTGATCCTATTCTCAGCCAGGCACCTTTTAGCCACCTCCCAAACCTTGTTAAGAGAAGAAACTCTCGCTTTGCCAACTATATTTGGGTCCATGATCTGATGTAACTGACCCTTTACTTCAGAATTCATTGCCCATGTTGCTACATTAATTTTCTCTGTGGGAAGACCATGGTCTAAAGCAGGCCTACCAGAGATTACTTCTATTAGAACCACCCCAAATGAGTACACATCTGATTTCTCAGTTAGATGGCTTGTTCTGAAGTACTCAGGATCTATGTAACCAAAAGTGCCCTTCACACTAGTGACCACAAGGCTCTCATCAAGAGAAGACCCTTTCTTTGATATACCAAAATCTGCTACTTTGGCCACAAAATTCTCGTCCAGGAGAATGTTGGCAGTTTTCACATCTCTATGGATTATGCCTTCAACTGAACTAGTGTGGAGATAGTGAAGCCCTTTAGCAGCCCCAATGCAAATTTCAAGTCGTTGCTTCCAAGAGAGTGGTGACTCACATTGTTCATAGAACCATTTGCTTAAGGGTCCATTGGCCATGTATTCATACACAAGAATCATTTCCTCCCCTTCATGGCAATAGCCAACAAGAGACACGATGTGAGGGTGTTGGAGTTTGGATAACAATTGAATCTCGTTTTGGAATTCGGATAAGCCTTGTGTTGATAGAGGGGTGGCTCTTTTAACTGCTACTTTTGTCCCATTTTCAAGTTTTCCCTTGTAGACATTCCCAAACCCACCAATGCCAAGAAGAAAATCCTCTTGAAAGTTGTTGGTTGCTTCTTGGACCTCTTGGAATGTGAACACTCTACAAGTAACAGAGCTATTTGATGGCTTGTCATTGTGATATGTTCCCTTGGACCTGCGAGCTACCAAGCAATAACAAAGTGAACCAAATAACACTAACAAGATGGAGACAGCAATAACAAATAGAACTGTGCTAGTGGAGCCATGGCTTGGAATGGAAGGTAATTCAAATGCCATCAACAAATGCAACTGAATTTTTGAAAGGAACAAAGGTGAGGGTCAATGAATCTTTGCATTTACATTAATGTCATGCTCCTTGAACATATAGATTGGCATTAATATGGCTCACAAAGCTGAAGTTGATTAGTAGAACAAAGTTGAGTCAAAACAGTTATTGAGGTAGGAAGTGGACGTAATAGAGTCCGATTTTGTTTGATATCAAACTTGTAAGAAGCTAAGCTTGTGAAGATTGGAGCAGATTGGAGATAAAGTAATAGAATTGAAGTTTATAACAAAAGAATCGTTAGTTTTCAAACGTAATGATGAATGTCGTGAATCAGGCATAGAAAGTTCGACCTGCAAAGGCAATATGTTTTTGTGAGTCACAAGCAATCAAGTAATAGCATATTGGCACATTAACAGAATGTCAAAGGGTAGTAGAGTTAACCATTTCTTTGAGTCCATATTCTCTGATCTCTAGCACTTTTCACATGTTGTAGAAAAATGTGAAGTACCACGAACAATCATCAACTTTTTTTGGTGTACAAACTATATAGTATGTCCACATTGAAATTTCTACGTAATTAATATCACAAAACAAGAAGGCAGGGGTATTATTGGCATACATGATTACATCATTGAACCCGAAAAACCAGACCAAATATCTACAGCTGATAGAATCTGACAATTTAgcaaatttaattatagaatAGTAAGATTAGTAGTCACAATTCTACACCTataactttcattttatttttcttaaaattgaatcaaatctACGCGTTTACATTCTTACCGACTCATATTATGCCAGGTTTTATAATAGTAAATCAAACTTTATCGACAACATTGAGTTATCAAAGTATTTATGTAGAATATGACATGGCATCCGATTGTCGGTATACTAGGAACAAGATTTTAAATCTAGTGAACTCGTATCGTTAATGGAGACATGCTGGTTGTATTTATAGGATACAGATGGGTGTGCAAGAAAATCAAACCGGAACGAAGTGATCCAAAACAGAATCGAAtccttttgaaaagaaaaaaaaaactgttctGTTGCTTCAATCCAATTCAATTTTTTGGATAATCCAATTCATATATGGGTAAGAAAATGGATAACCgaattgaaccaaaccaaattgaacctaaagtaaattatttcagaaaaaaattgaaccaaTTCATATAAAGTCAGTTTTATAAAACGGAttgaattgaatattttaaatatccaAATTTCGCACAATTCTAATTAAGATGAAATTTAGGAGATTTTTGGATAGAATCCTtcagaattattttttctatacagTACTAATAATCTTTCTAGTTATTAGAATATATGAGTTTTTAATGAGGATGTGtttttagtgtaaaaaaaattatatggtcaattaattataatcatttttaattgattagataataatattttccttatttGTTTACATTTctaaagtgttttttttcagAGAAAATAGTTCATATGATCatccaattataaattattatacacaacaagtttattaatttttacaacaattattttaaaaagtgtatatatcatattttttttattggttaatagtgtaattttttttacattaacacagttcataaaaataaaatatttttatatttaatactttatttataaaatattaggaggatataacattaattattctttaagATAATGTTTCATTTGCATAAATCCATCTTTGGTTGACATGAAATttccttataaaattaattaattttatttttatttcttttaatttagattataaatgttttcttcaataaatcaaatttaGTCCATGtgtcaattatatttatataaaacttttaaattcccttatttttatataagtatttaagtttttgtgatgaatttatgatatgaaataattttaaaagttaactcTAACAAATTTTTGCATCATTCCTTATTtcgaaatttttaaaatgatttcatatcataaattcatcacaaaaccttaaaatttatataaaaataagaaaacttacaagatttagataaaataaaagatgaaattaCAATAACACATCTTGTGTTTTATTCGAATTACACAAGAACTTTCTCTGTTTGAAACTATTTATGTGACACCCTCTCATGTAACAATGTTAAGTTAAGTTTGGGACTTTGGCTTTTAGGAACATCAACTGGTAGGGGAGTGagcaaatgaagaaaaatataaaggaaaagGAAGTTGGTGTTAGCCGTGTGGTTAGGGAAGGTTACACTAGGGAAGAGAAATTAGAGGAAGATAACAGTTTGGTAGGGAGGGAGATGATGAGGgtattttggagaaaaaaaattactaatgaataacccaacaattttttagagcttaattttcatacattgtttatataaagaaatttatgtgtcatttaattaaaaattatttcaatatgactttaaattaattattataaaaaaaaaagggacagCACATGCCCTTGGATCACGGTCTACATCAGAACGGATTTCGGAGGAAAACTCCTCAAACCACAAAATCTAAAGTAGCAAAAATCATCTTTATCatacaaattaatttgtaattataaaacaatataaaaatctttacactatcgatacattttaattaaattcaatatgataaaattgaaaaatcttGTAGAATGTAAGATTAGGATgtgaataacaaaaattaagatttattttgatGAAATTTAATGTTATGATAATAACTAGTAAGTTTTGagtaaaagaaagtttaaataatttaatcaatttaatttatgattttagtagaagaaaaatgataaagaagataaatttattaatgttaaaataataattaactaaaatgtTGGCCCAACTTTTATTAAATCTAATTATCCATTATTAGATCACAACCCCACTCCACCAACTATGTCCGACTCGATGGACTCTTGGCATACttgagtaatttttattttttttgttataatcaTCCAattcattaagaaaaaaagattttaactaattcaaagttcgactaaaaaataaataaagtatgaaaaaaaaaatttctcgtCAAAGATGAAATTTATATACTATCCAAACTACAACACAATTCTCTTGGCGGGTTCAGGTATAAGAAATTAGACCCAATATATTTAACGGCAAGCTCAAGTTATACTTTAGGTCATCCCAACTCAACCTAAtgaaatatattatgttaaaaataaattttaagcaaTTATGTTTTAATAATACAACTTAATAACTTAacaaataatgttttttctaacataatattatatttattttgatatcatttaccttaaaatacatattttaaaatataccttAATCTAGTTGTATATTCTAATTCtactatttaattatatataatatgaagaTTAATATATTATGCCAAGAGTCAAGTTGGTCATTTCTTGTCCCAAATGTTACCTTATCTTTATCGAGTCAAGTTggtctaattaatatgaaatttcagACCCGGTAAGGACACAAGTTACCACGAACACCCACCTCGAGAATCTTCTTAACAATGCACAAGGCTTGTATAGATGTCAGGCACTAGATCATGACCTGATATTGTTTGTAAGAAGCACTCGCGAATCTAACAATTTGGTTCAAGCTAGGGTTTCAATCACACAAGAAACACCATCCATCCTAAATCAGGGATAGACTTTTAACTTATAAGTCTAACGAGTAAAATGTACACTCTCTCTAATTCTATATACTTTACCATGGTTATTTCTCACTACACGTATTGTCTACTTTCCACAGGAAAAAAAGTCTGCATAggaaatatatgaaattataaataaatatataaaacagtcTTTCGTGGaaatattctcttttatttatgcATTGCAGGTTGTAAATCTTTTTAAGTGACCACACTAGAACTAATAGAGCTCTAACATTCAACCACGACTATTTCTCATCTCTGATAATGTTGAACCAGCATAAtctaaattaaagattaaaaaatatacagttAAACTTGTAAAGTTTCAATGACAAGCCTATAATTCTTATTAATACTAGTTTTCAATAACAGCTGGCAGTATTTGATGCGCCATATTGACCAAAGTAAATGAAAAGTACTTCGTCTTAAAAGCACCAGCAAGGGACAGCAGATTTACAACCTGCAATgcataaataaaagagaatatttCCACAAAAGACTTCTTTATATATTTCCTATGCAGACTTTTTTTCCTGTGCAAAGTAGACAATACGTGGTGTGATATAACAtcgatatttatattataattcttattttgGTGTCGTTGTTAATTGTTAATGCTTCCTATCCATTACTCAATCAAGGTCTGATCAGTAAGTCCTAGCACGAGTGTGACAACTTTGTAGAATTGAACAGCTTCTTGCAACATTCGTATTGTTTTCGAAGGCTCAATTAGTTTTTCTATTAGATGAATTGGAAAATTGTCTTACTTACAAATTCTGAATCTTTTTGGGCTGGACACTAAAGTatactctatttttttgtaatgataaaaaaatactctaatttttgttttgtctaCAACTATAAAACTATTCTCCAAACTTGAAAATaagctattttatttttttggatgaaCACAAGTCAAAATGGTTGATGAGACGGGGACAACATGGAAATTGGATCTTGGAAGCAGGAAAACAGCCCAACTGTACCTAGATTTTGGGCCAatccattatttattttccttatatACTGAAAATTTAGTTCAATATTTTCGAAATGATCAATTTATGaataaatgtataaatattacataaatttgTCCAacctttaaatatatattaacaattgATTCTTAAAATATGACACTTAATGTCAGAATCATCCCGAAACTATACTACTTACTAACAAATCAATCGACAATATACATTACTTATAATAGAGTTGGACTAATTTCTCTCAAAAATTCGTAACAAGTTTCATATACATAAATCCCATGACCACAAGCAGAATAATCACAACCCCGTACGTCCATTCAAACCAATACACATTGGTTTACATCACTTGAGTTTGATTACATGAATCCATTGATCACAAGACATCAACAATCTCATCGTAAAAGTTTactatcattgttttttttttttccgttaaAAAAATAGGAGTTTCCAAACACtaaacttttttattacaaGCACACACACGCAATAAGCCATGTCTTGGCAACTTGTCAATAAAGCCCTCTCAATATAAGCTTCTCGTGAAGATTATTGTCATTGGCTGGAAATCATAAGGTCAACTACCATTTGCTCTTAATTACTTTAATGTAGTCTAGTTTGGACAATTTAAAagatgccaaaaagaattcaaggaCTCATCCCAGTCACGTTGGTGGAATTGAGCTACACAACGAAGTGTTTACCAAATGTTAAAAGTAGTACAAAAATGACCACTTGCTAAATTTTCTATTAGCAATTAGCATAGTGAGCATGTAAGGTGAGACCACATTGATCTCCCTATCTATCAAAGACGAAAGTCATGGCTGTCTCAAGAAGCAATGGCTTAATATTTGTCATGTTTTTTGCAATCTTTGTAATGCATATTAATGCAGAAACTCAAACCTGCACCAACCGTAGGAGTCCATGTTTTCTCAAGAAAATACAATGCGCTGCTGAATGTCCTTCAAAGTCACCAACTAACCTAAAAGCCAAAGTCTGCTATCCCTTATGCAACACTCAATGCAAAAGTAAGATCATTTTTATGTGTTGTGACATGACTTCAGATATCAtaaactgcatgttctttatgtCAAAATTCTTGAATCGGGACATTCTTTTGGTTACCATGCTGTGTAATTATAACTACAACATGTCTTCATTCTATATTTGATA harbors:
- the LOC102659547 gene encoding receptor-like protein kinase THESEUS 1; this encodes MAFELPSIPSHGSTSTVLFVIAVSILLVLFGSLCYCLVARRSKGTYHNDKPSNSSVTCRVFTFQEVQEATNNFQEDFLLGIGGFGNVYKGKLENGTKVAVKRATPLSTQGLSEFQNEIQLLSKLQHPHIVSLVGYCHEGEEMILVYEYMANGPLSKWFYEQCESPLSWKQRLEICIGAAKGLHYLHTSSVEGIIHRDVKTANILLDENFVAKVADFGISKKGSSLDESLVVTSVKGTFGYIDPEYFRTSHLTEKSDVYSFGVVLIEVISGRPALDHGLPTEKINVATWAMNSEVKGQLHQIMDPNIVGKARVSSLNKVWEVAKRCLAENRINRPPIGFVLCCLEDALHLELSNIADEENSFLNCEMQDNVRSESELVAVLPSSL
- the LOC100803458 gene encoding uncharacterized protein; this translates as MEITKRSSLLIFFLVFVSSLIHAKAYQNLYCGRGTRCYGKHITCPAECPDSETNNPKTKVCQIDCNKPICKAVCRSRKPNCNAPGSGCYDPRFIGGDGRVFYFHGKTNEHFTLVSDSNLQMNARFIGHRPEGRSRDYTWIQALGILFNSKTFSLEATKTPQWNDELDHFKFTYNGNQVALAEGSLSTWYTEERDIKVERVASKNSVMVTLKDVAEILVNVVPITKEDDRIHNYQVPSDDCFAHLEVQFRFFALSQKVDGVLGRTYRLDFENPAKPGVAMPVVGGEDKYRTNSLLSPHCGSCVFSQGSSTEKETTPQQVMEYGTLDCTKFSYGLGIVCRK